aattttctctttcaacCAACATGAGTGAGGACTAGCTGTTGgcaattttatatttgttttgtgtaCCTTCATTTCTGAAACTCCAAACTTTGAACCAAGCCATTAAAAGCCTTAACACATAAGAATGTATCGCCCCACTATTGTAAATTGGAGTTATGCAAATTAATTTTACCACCATTTCTCAAGTCTTATAGATAATAGCGGTAAGGAAGTTTGTGCgaattcaaaatattatttaggTATCAATCTTTTTCACCATGATATCCAAGCTTGTTAGAAGGtaacacaaaaaaaagaacgaaaaactGGGACTTTTCACCTAATATGTAGGATTTTCTtagtttatttgtttcttgGTTGCTGGGCGTGTTTTGCCTtcagctttctttgttttcagtCTGGCTGTATTTCCTTTTTGCTCTCCAGTGTTTGGAATGGAATTGTCgttgacaaaaaagaaactagtaCATCAGCAAACAAAAATCTTCACAATTATTGTACAATTCTTCGAGTCTCATTAGAAGATCAAGAGACAAGGCCTCGAGCGgttaaagcaaaaaaaaaaaaaaaaagagagatagaGGGAAAGAAACAGAGGAGCAAGAATGATGAAAGAGAAGATTGCTAGTATAGGCTATCATTTTCTACGGCCAAAGAGAATTGTCCTCTGCCATGCAATATGCATGGTCACATTCTACGGccaatatcattttcattatCCTATCCTATACTGACTAATTATTGCCACATTTTGGTATTTCTAAGTTGTTTAATTATTGGTTTATGGCATGATCCTCATCCTaagcaacccaaaacaaaataaatgttGATATAAGTGGAACTTCCACTAAAACCTCCGGATGAGGGTTGTGGAAGTGTAATCAGATCACAACCAAACGATAATGAGTATAAAATTAGGCAACTGATTTTTACACTCATCGTTTAGCCTCCCACACTTCTCTACGAGTGAATAAAGAATTGCAAATGACTCAATTTGCGATGTACACCTCGCTAAAACGTGAGTGCCAAAACtacaaccctaaaattaatcaCCGAAAATACGCATTATAGACGCGTTGTAGTTCTTTACTCAACTTTTTTTCTTAGGaccttgtttgtttgttggtcACGATcagtttttttctctttcttttcttgtgaAACACGACGACAGAGAGATGGTGTGATGTCCATAAATTGACAATTAAATTTAGGGAACAAGTCCCTAGCAAACTGCCTTATCTTTGTAAAGAACCtgtaaaataaaaggaatGTTGACAGATTTAGCTAAAAATTCCCCATCCATACGAAATATCATCAGGCGGGGTAGGCTTATGTAGCACCTTACCCTCAAGGCTTTTATACTACACTATATTAACCACCACAAAATAATTGAGCCACTGCATCATCAATGACCAACCAGTCttaaatcagttttttttttttttttgggtcttctttttcctagcatcattttttcttttttcctttagGTGGTTGGGTGCCCACATAATACCGTCAATTATGCAAGTCCAAATCCCTTTTCAGACCTGAATGAGAGAGCATAAGAATCAAATCTGCAATGAGAAGAGGTTGTTAGAAAAAcgagaaaggaaaagaaaagctcAGGCCTTATGATTGATTGTCCACCACTCAAGTagataatatttaaatagggGAGGGGGTATCAATTGAATTAGAATCTCTCAGTGCTATGTGAACTTTCACTTCCATTGTCACCGAATTTCCCAACACAAAACATCActaagagaaagagaagtaAAAGAAAACCTCCCCTGTTCAGGCTTGCAGAcagagagaagatgaaggcATCCACTTTCATGCTTCCGCTAGCAGTCATGCTTCTGGCCATCTCACACATCTGTGTGGTAGCGGAAGACAGAGAGCAACAAGTGAAGAAGACTTACATCATTCACATGGACAAGTCCCAAATGCCGGCAAGTTTTGAAGATGACCATTTCCAATGGTATGACTCATCTTTGAAATCAGTGTCGAATTCGGCAGACATGCTTTACACCTACAGAACCATAATTCATGGTTTCTCCACAAGGCTGACTGCTGAGGAAGCCGAGCTGCTTGAAAAGCAGCCAGGAATTCTCTCTGTTCTACCTGAAAGGAAATACGAGCTTCATACAACTCGGACGCCAGAGTTTCTTGGATTGGGGAAAAGCGAAGCCTTCTTGCCAGCATCAGATAAAGTGAGTCAGGTGATTGTTGGAGTTGTAGACACCGGTGTGTGGCCCGAGCTCAAGAGCTATGATGACACGGGTCTTGCGGCAGTACCAAGTAGCTGGAAAGGGTCGTGTGAGGTGGGAACAAACTTCAGTTCCTCAAGCTGCAACCGGAAACTAATTGGTGCCAGATATTTCTCAAAGGGGTATGAAGCAGCAAATGGACCCATCGACGAAAAGACAGAATCAAAATCACCAAGAGATGATGATGGCCATGGAACTCACACCTCATCCACTGCAACCGGGTCTGCAGTTCCAGGAGCTAGCCTCTTCAGTTACGCTTCAGGGACAGCACGAGGGATGGCTCCACAAGCTCGAGTAGCCACATATAAGGCGTGCTGGCTCGGTGGTTGTTTCGGTTCTGATATCACAGCAGCAATGGAGAAGGCTGTTGAAGATGGTGTCAACGTTTTATCTTTGTCTATTGGGGGATCACAGTCCGATTATTACAGAGACACTGTTGCCATCGGAGCTTTCTCTGCCGCAGCGCAGGGGATCCTTGTGTCATGTTCAGCTGGTAATGGTGGACCGGATTCTGGGAGCTTGTCCAATGTTGCGCCTTGGATAACCACAGTGGGTGCTGGAACATTGGACCGCGATTTCCCAGCTTTTGTTAGCCTcggaaatgaaaagaaatacaGAGGTATATCACTCTATAGGGGAACACCCTTATCTAGTGGATTACTTCCACTTGTATATGCTCGCAATGCAAGTACCTCCTCAAGTGGTGAGCTATGCAGTCCTGAAAGTTTGATACCTTCAAAGGTTGCCGGGAAAATTGTGGTATGTGATCGAGGGGGAACTCCTAGAGTCCAAAAGAGCTTGGTGGTCAAAAAGGCTGGTGGCTTAGGGATGATTTTGGCGAACACTGATACTTACGGAGAAGAACTTGTTGCAGATGCATATCTCTTGCCTACAGCAGCAGTTGGCCAGAAAGCTGGTGATGCAATAAAAAGCTATATTGCCTCAGGTTCTAATCCAACAGCCACAATTGCTCTGGGAGACACAGAGTTAGATGTGCAACCCTCACCAGTGGTGGCATCATTCAGCTCTAGAGGACCAAATCTCATCACTCCAGAAATACTCAAACCAGACCTAATAGCACCAGGAGTGAACATCCTTGCTGGGTGGACTGGTGCAGTTGGACCAACTGGATTAGCTGAAGACAAAAGGCGGGTCACCTTCAACATCATTTCAGGTACATCCATGTCATGTCCACATGTGAGTGGTTTGGCCGCCCTCGTCATGGCAGCTCACCCAGAATGGAGCCCTGCTGCCATTAAGTCTGCACTCATGACCACATCCTATACAACTTACAAAACTGGAGAAACAATCAAAGATATAGCAACTGGAAATCCTGCAACACCGTTCGATTATGGTGCTGGGCATGTGGACCCAGTGGCAGCCCTTGACCCTGGCCTTGTCTATGATGCTGCTGTCGAGGACTACCTAAGCTTCCTCTGTGCCTTGAATTATACCACAACCCAGATCAAGCTAACCACTCATAAAGACTTCGCCTGCGATTCAAGCAAGAAATACAGCCTTAGAGATTTAAATTACCCATCTTTTGCTGTTCCTCTAGAAACAGCTTCAGGCAAAGGGGGTGGTTCTGGAGCTTCAACCACTGTAAAATACACACGGACGCTGACCAATGTGGGTACCCCGGCAACATACAAGGTATCAGTGTCTTCACAGACACCATCAGTGAAGATCACGGTTGAACCAGAATCACTGAGTTTCAGTCAAGCATACGAGAAGAAAACTTATACTGTGACTTTTGTTGCTAGTTCTTCACCATCCGGTACAACCAGCTTTGGTCGGCTGGAATGGTCTGATGGGAAACACACAGTAGGTAGTCCTATTGCTTTCAGCTGGGAATAATTTTAACAGCATTGAAGAACTGATCTAACTCCAGATCAGAATTGCATGGTTcctgcccaaaaaaaaaaactaagtgTATATCTCTTAGTATGTTGTGAACTTGTCCTGTAGCTCTCTGGTATCCTAACAACTGAGCACATATAGCCAGTTGATGTGTTTCTATTTTCCACTCTTGAAATTAAAAGGGAATGCAAAGATGGAAAATTAATTGTACAGGAAACTGTATAGACATGGGGCTTCGAAAAGGATTCCAAGTTGTAttcatatatgatatataagttataactAAAGCTAAGATAACCttatcttcattttcttggccATTGAGgccttcttttctcttctttttcttcggacccaaaaaaaagccACAAGGACTCATGATTGTCATGAATTCATAATCTTTCATCAATGAGTTCAACAATTTGGCATGATTTGATATTGGAGCAAAGCCAGAAcggtacattatacataagtTGCTCTAAAATACACATCACTTGATATCAGTCCAGCTAACTTACAATTATTATCACCAAAAGCACTGGTGGTTGCCTTTTCTTCCCATCACCCAGAAGAAAGCTGttattttgtttccatttgtcctcaaatacataaaaccaaaaccttaaggaaacaaaattaatcaaaGCTTACCACATATATACCAAAAGAAAGGAACTTTGAGTCATCCTTACCCCACTTGAATCTTCatcacaaaaaaatgaatctcAAAGGAGAATTAGTCtgaaattgaaggagaaaaagagaatatcTGATATGTATATCTTTTATGATAAAACTAATCCGAATTCAGtgaacaacaataaaattggcTACCTCATTCGCCGGAGCACTAGTGAGCCACGACGAGTAGTCTTCTTCTAGCAAGCAATCTTTGATCCTCATCTACCAAAATCTGATTGACTGATTGCTTAGCCCAAATGTTGAGCTTGGAGCTGGGTTTGGGTCTTCAAACTAATCTGATTGATTGCTTAACAGCTATTTTGCAGGCAGACTGGGCTGGCGTTGTCAGAAACCCAGATTAATTTGCCTGTACATTTTGGGCCCCATTTCACTAacgaggaaaaaaaaaaatttgaagccTTTTTAACTTATTCAAGCAAAGAATTAAATTAGAAAATTGGCAAAAAGATGGTTCAAATGTCAAGAGGTTTAATTGAATTTATCCGAAGACTAATCTTAACTGAACTGAATAGTAAAAATTAtgataatgaaaaagaaaaatggcatAATTGTAAAATGATATTTCGTATATATGTTTTCTTGCAATACAGAGGAAAGACAATATATAAAGCCAAAAAAACTACCCAAGTAAGGTAAATTAGATCCTAAGTTAAAGGCACTAATTTGTACAAGACTTAACAGAAAAGTTGACTATATATCTTCAATATATATAGTATGTAATTTTGATCTCACTTCTTCCATTCTTTATTCTGCTCATCATAAGTgaaaatttatgtttatgtttttcttattaacaAGTGAGAGTTtattacaaaacaaacaagTCTTTATATTGGCCCACTTAAGCACTAAAGAAACGGGTTTGGAAGCGCTACAGGCCTATTTAAATTAGGAATCTCTGTGAAATTCTATAATGAGAGAGCCATATAAATCCCTTATACGTACCTTCATATTAGTCACAAGatcatttcattaaatttaagTGAGATTACTATTCAGATAAATTATGTGGCTAATATAGAAGTCCACATTTATAATCCATATATTGCATTCTTACCATAGAACGACTCAAGAATCTCTGAGTGCCATGTGAGTTTTATTGGCGTCCGAgtggtttcatttcatttagcatatccttcttcttcttttttctcttgctTACATGAAATGAGGATAA
The window above is part of the Prunus dulcis chromosome 1, ALMONDv2, whole genome shotgun sequence genome. Proteins encoded here:
- the LOC117621844 gene encoding subtilisin-like protease SBT1.7, whose product is MKASTFMLPLAVMLLAISHICVVAEDREQQVKKTYIIHMDKSQMPASFEDDHFQWYDSSLKSVSNSADMLYTYRTIIHGFSTRLTAEEAELLEKQPGILSVLPERKYELHTTRTPEFLGLGKSEAFLPASDKVSQVIVGVVDTGVWPELKSYDDTGLAAVPSSWKGSCEVGTNFSSSSCNRKLIGARYFSKGYEAANGPIDEKTESKSPRDDDGHGTHTSSTATGSAVPGASLFSYASGTARGMAPQARVATYKACWLGGCFGSDITAAMEKAVEDGVNVLSLSIGGSQSDYYRDTVAIGAFSAAAQGILVSCSAGNGGPDSGSLSNVAPWITTVGAGTLDRDFPAFVSLGNEKKYRGISLYRGTPLSSGLLPLVYARNASTSSSGELCSPESLIPSKVAGKIVVCDRGGTPRVQKSLVVKKAGGLGMILANTDTYGEELVADAYLLPTAAVGQKAGDAIKSYIASGSNPTATIALGDTELDVQPSPVVASFSSRGPNLITPEILKPDLIAPGVNILAGWTGAVGPTGLAEDKRRVTFNIISGTSMSCPHVSGLAALVMAAHPEWSPAAIKSALMTTSYTTYKTGETIKDIATGNPATPFDYGAGHVDPVAALDPGLVYDAAVEDYLSFLCALNYTTTQIKLTTHKDFACDSSKKYSLRDLNYPSFAVPLETASGKGGGSGASTTVKYTRTLTNVGTPATYKVSVSSQTPSVKITVEPESLSFSQAYEKKTYTVTFVASSSPSGTTSFGRLEWSDGKHTVGSPIAFSWE